Proteins encoded in a region of the Nicotiana tomentosiformis chromosome 9, ASM39032v3, whole genome shotgun sequence genome:
- the LOC138898912 gene encoding uncharacterized protein: MRATDTEGVELSSYHLKGVAYSWFEMWEDSREEGSPPVRWSEFVDAVIEHFLPLQTKASCAAEFEILKQGSMSVWEYHMRFARLSKYAIYMFPTMEARVRQFVQGLSPLVINEAATTALNFDMNYGKMVAFSQATETRKLKNRMEREGRSKAHSVGNFCGSSGGGGGRSAFRGGSLWPS, from the coding sequence atgcgtgctactgatacagagggagtggagttgtcctcctaccacctgaaaggggtggcctattcttggtttgagatgtgggaggactcccgtgaggaggggagccctccggtgaggtggagtgagtttgtcgATGCTGTCATTGAACATTTCTTGCCTCTCCAGACTAAGGCATCttgtgccgctgagtttgagatCCTGAAgcaaggtagcatgagtgtgtgggagtatcatatgagattcgcgcgcctgtcaaaatatgccatctacatgtttcccactatggaggctagagtgcgtcaGTTTGTGCAGGGGCTTAgtcccttggttattaatgaggccgctacaactgccttgaattttgatatgaactatggtaagatggtggcattttctcaagccacagagacccgcaaattgaagaatagaatggagcgtgagGGCAGAAGCAAGGCCCACTCCGTGGGCAACTTttgtggttcttctggtggtggtggtggtaggtcagcattcaggggagggtcattatGGCCATCCTAG